Part of the Acetomicrobium sp. S15 = DSM 107314 genome is shown below.
ATGATCGCCAAGGCCTCGAGGAGGCGCTTGACCCCCAATTCCTTGAGCAGCACCACAAAGGTGGCAATACACGGGAAGGTCATGGAAAGCGTCACCGAGGCCACCACGAGCTGATGCGGTTCGAGCCCTAAGGGGAGCAGAAACCCTACCGCTACGTCTTTGCGCAAAAAGCCGAGCAATATCGGGCCTGCGGTCTCCGGCGGCAAACCTAAAACGCCGTCGAATATCGGCGCCGCTGCGCCGGTTAAGACGTTTATGATACCGCTCTCGTAGAGAAGGCCCGCGATCAGGATGCCCACGAAAACCAACGGGATGGCATCCGTAAAGAACTCCTTCGCCCGGAAGAAGAGCTTGGTCGCAAACCCCCTGAGCCTCGGCAGGCGATACGGAGGGATCTCCACTACGAGCTCCGGGCTGTAGCCGGGAAGCGCCGCGTGCAGTATCCGCCCCAAGATGAGCCACGCCGCGAAGAGCGTTCCGTATACGGTCAAGACGTATTTCAGGCCATATGCCCCAAGGGTGCCCAATATCATCGCCTGAAGGCCGGCGCAAGGGACGGCCACGGAAATGAGCGTGGAGGCTATGAACCGCTCCCTTTCGGATTCGAGGACGCGGGTGGCCATGATGCCGGGCACGTTGCATCCGAGCCCGAGCAGGTTTGGCACGATGGCATAGCCGTGGAGCCCGAGCCTGTGGAGGAGCGCATCGAAGACGACGGCGAGCCTGGGCAGATAGCCTATATCTTCCAATATGCCCAAGGCGGTATAAAACGCCAAGACATATGGAAAAACCATGACTATGGGCACGTATACCCCCGTGGAGAGCACGCCGAAGCTCTGCTCGAGGTCAATTTCTCCCCCTATCAGCGAGCCGATGAGCAGACTGTGCAAAAGGCCCTCCCCGCCGAGGGCGATAGAAAACTTCTCGAGCAGTGGGAGCCAGAAGGCGTCGAAGATCGGGTCGAGCACGTAGTTTATGAGGCCCTCTCCTATATATCGAATCGACAGAAAGCTGATCGCTAAAACGAATGCCCCCAATATGCCGCCCCAGAGAGGGTGAACGCTGATGTCTTCGATCCTGTCTTTGAACGTGTGGTGGCGGTGGCTTATGCGCTGGACCCTCGCAACGATCTCGCCTATTCTCTGCCATCGCTCCTCGTTGGAAGAATGGTGAGGAATTACGACCCTGGCTTCGCCGATGGCCCGCAGCAACTCTTTGATCCCCACGCCTGATACCGCCACTGTGCTCACTACGGGCACCCCTACTTCCCTCTCCAAGGCCTTTTCGTCGATCTCTATGCCTTTGTGACGCGCCTCGTCCGACATATTGAGCACGAGCACGGTGGGAAGGCCTCTTTCGAGGACTTGAAGG
Proteins encoded:
- a CDS encoding ferrous iron transporter B translates to MKGCSCCQNKELCPLASATEGKAGYKGRILLMGNPNVGKSALFSRLTGVHALSSNYPGTTVGFTEGRLQLGEAAYRLIDVPGAYTLEPTNEAEEVACRILDEGADAVIVVLDATALERSLFLALQVLERGLPTVLVLNMSDEARHKGIEIDEKALEREVGVPVVSTVAVSGVGIKELLRAIGEARVVIPHHSSNEERWQRIGEIVARVQRISHRHHTFKDRIEDISVHPLWGGILGAFVLAISFLSIRYIGEGLINYVLDPIFDAFWLPLLEKFSIALGGEGLLHSLLIGSLIGGEIDLEQSFGVLSTGVYVPIVMVFPYVLAFYTALGILEDIGYLPRLAVVFDALLHRLGLHGYAIVPNLLGLGCNVPGIMATRVLESERERFIASTLISVAVPCAGLQAMILGTLGAYGLKYVLTVYGTLFAAWLILGRILHAALPGYSPELVVEIPPYRLPRLRGFATKLFFRAKEFFTDAIPLVFVGILIAGLLYESGIINVLTGAAAPIFDGVLGLPPETAGPILLGFLRKDVAVGFLLPLGLEPHQLVVASVTLSMTFPCIATFVVLLKELGVKRLLEALAIMIIAALAAGGALNFLFSLAH